One stretch of Methermicoccus shengliensis DSM 18856 DNA includes these proteins:
- a CDS encoding YunC family protein, protein MDAKPTYMKIRLSGGEAHCYLIPIEPAPLIVIAARRGFVMCGYLDMRAVEEMGVAAAKVRGVHSFNDVLNAQIVEATSCARQMGVSVGMRGKDALERMC, encoded by the coding sequence ATGGATGCTAAGCCTACATACATGAAGATACGGCTGAGTGGTGGTGAGGCACACTGCTACCTCATCCCAATCGAGCCAGCTCCCCTCATAGTGATAGCAGCCCGCAGGGGGTTTGTGATGTGTGGCTACCTCGATATGAGGGCGGTGGAGGAGATGGGGGTTGCTGCGGCCAAGGTGAGGGGTGTTCATAGCTTCAACGATGTGCTAAATGCACAGATAGTGGAGGCCACCTCCTGTGCACGGCAGATGGGCGTGAGCGTCGGGATGAGGGGAAAGGATGCCCTCGAGAGGATGTGTTGA
- the cfbB gene encoding Ni-sirohydrochlorin a,c-diamide synthase: MSIPRILISADRSSAGKTTIAMGLGSLLHKRGIRVQPFKVALDYIDSSYHTELTGRPCRNLDGFLMSEDTILESFSRGVKGAELALIEGVRGLYEGLEATSDVGSTAQIAKLLRCPVVLVINARSITRSAAAIVRGYQEFDRKVNIRGVILNQIGSQAHAQKTIEAIETYTDVKVLGAIPRSSEMRLVMRHLGLVPAIEGKLTDRKQFERRVSTIERMLSEHVDIDALVKIAREAPPLKLPPVPEQGESPSDVRVGVAMDEAFNFYYPENIESLQQAGAQVVPFSPVGDSHLPDVDGLYIGGGYPELFAEELSSNWGMRQDILEASRGGMPIFAECGGLLYLARSISIDVDGFLASLEGKRVEQHGETYEMVGVVPAHATMGERHVVRYTAGTLTRDTPIGAAGTHLKGHEFHHSHLEGLPQDAPLVLSLSRGEGIDGSRDGFLSGQTLAQYCHIHALSYRGFAPSFVRACKSFKIG, from the coding sequence GTGAGCATCCCCAGAATACTGATATCGGCGGACAGAAGCTCGGCAGGAAAGACCACGATAGCCATGGGTCTGGGCTCTCTGCTGCACAAGAGGGGCATCAGGGTTCAGCCCTTTAAGGTGGCGCTGGACTACATAGACTCCTCCTATCACACCGAGCTCACTGGAAGGCCGTGTCGAAACCTCGATGGGTTTCTGATGTCTGAGGACACCATTCTTGAGAGCTTCTCACGTGGGGTGAAGGGGGCAGAGCTCGCCCTCATAGAGGGTGTGCGGGGGCTGTACGAGGGGCTGGAGGCAACGAGCGATGTGGGTAGCACTGCCCAGATCGCAAAGCTGCTCAGGTGTCCCGTGGTGCTCGTGATCAATGCCCGCAGCATCACTCGCTCCGCTGCCGCCATCGTGCGGGGTTATCAGGAGTTTGACAGAAAAGTGAACATCCGTGGCGTGATACTGAACCAGATAGGAAGCCAGGCACATGCACAGAAGACCATAGAGGCGATAGAGACCTACACCGATGTGAAGGTGCTGGGTGCAATTCCAAGAAGCAGCGAGATGAGACTCGTCATGAGGCATCTCGGGCTCGTGCCAGCCATCGAGGGCAAGCTCACCGACAGGAAGCAGTTTGAGCGCAGGGTGAGCACGATAGAGCGCATGCTCAGCGAGCACGTGGACATCGATGCCCTTGTAAAAATCGCCCGCGAGGCACCACCGCTGAAGCTTCCACCAGTCCCAGAGCAGGGGGAGTCCCCCTCTGATGTGAGGGTGGGGGTGGCAATGGACGAGGCATTCAACTTCTACTATCCCGAGAACATTGAGAGCCTTCAGCAGGCGGGTGCGCAGGTGGTACCATTCTCTCCAGTTGGGGATTCCCACCTGCCCGATGTGGATGGTCTCTACATAGGAGGGGGCTACCCAGAGCTGTTTGCCGAGGAGCTATCCAGCAACTGGGGGATGAGGCAGGACATACTGGAAGCGTCCAGGGGTGGAATGCCCATCTTTGCCGAGTGTGGCGGGCTGCTGTATCTTGCCCGCTCCATCAGCATAGATGTGGATGGCTTTCTGGCATCTCTCGAGGGCAAGAGGGTAGAGCAGCACGGGGAGACCTATGAGATGGTGGGGGTGGTGCCCGCACACGCCACGATGGGCGAAAGACATGTGGTCAGGTACACGGCGGGCACCCTCACGAGAGACACACCCATAGGCGCTGCTGGTACGCATCTAAAGGGGCACGAGTTTCACCACTCCCATCTGGAGGGGCTTCCCCAAGATGCTCCCCTCGTGCTCTCACTCTCGAGGGGAGAGGGGATAGATGGCAGCAGGGATGGCTTTCTCTCAGGGCAGACGCTTGCCCAGTACTGTCACATCCACGCCCTCTCATACAGGGGCTTCGCACCCTCATTCGTGAGGGCGTGCAAAAGCTTTAAGATAGGATGA
- a CDS encoding ribonuclease H-like domain-containing protein has product MKSSKGAPVREGRRLLLTFNGRRFDVPFLLSEMPELEMQCMHADLLYPTRLIGIRGGLKSVEAQLGIARSEEVQGQDIITKYGCNLRQGVQKSDGEMI; this is encoded by the coding sequence ATGAAGAGTTCAAAGGGTGCGCCAGTTCGTGAGGGGCGCAGGCTGCTGCTCACGTTCAATGGCAGGAGATTCGATGTGCCGTTCCTGCTCTCTGAGATGCCAGAGCTTGAGATGCAGTGCATGCACGCTGACCTGCTGTATCCTACCAGACTGATAGGAATCAGAGGTGGACTAAAATCAGTGGAGGCACAGCTCGGAATCGCTCGCTCAGAGGAGGTACAGGGACAAGACATAATAACCAAATATGGATGTAATCTACGACAGGGCGTGCAAAAAAGTGATGGAGAGATGATATGA
- a CDS encoding single stranded DNA-binding domain-containing protein produces MEPDVEYVKIADLTPEARKVNLLVKVIGVEEPRDIETRYGSKHLAEATIADDSGSLIMTLWEEQVGTVEKGDVLQIENAYISLVRGTMRLNLGRYGKINKLDEELEDVSTEPNMSFKVYEGRSRPPRSGGSRGGSRGGSHTRGGERGSRGGRFGKWV; encoded by the coding sequence ATGGAACCAGACGTAGAGTATGTTAAAATAGCCGACCTCACCCCCGAGGCGAGGAAGGTCAACCTTTTGGTGAAGGTAATCGGTGTCGAGGAGCCACGAGACATCGAGACGAGGTATGGAAGCAAGCATCTTGCAGAGGCCACTATAGCCGATGATTCCGGCTCGCTCATCATGACCCTCTGGGAGGAGCAGGTGGGCACGGTCGAGAAGGGAGACGTGCTGCAGATCGAGAACGCCTACATATCCCTCGTGAGGGGGACCATGAGGCTCAACCTCGGAAGGTATGGAAAAATAAACAAGCTCGATGAGGAGCTTGAGGATGTGAGCACAGAGCCCAACATGAGCTTCAAGGTGTACGAGGGGCGCTCCAGACCTCCACGGTCTGGAGGGTCAAGAGGCGGGTCAAGAGGCGGCAGCCACACCCGAGGCGGAGAGAGAGGAAGCAGAGGAGGAAGATTTGGCAAGTGGGTGTGA
- a CDS encoding dihydroorotate dehydrogenase electron transfer subunit: MGTGTLMRPLNCEVVETVRHTPHISTLFLEPTPEGIPHPGQFVMVWVRGTDEVPMAVSHFEQGRLGITVQQVGTATRALCDMHRGDGLGIRGYYGNGFTLAKRNALLIAGGLGIAPLAYLYTRLVENGCNPTVCVGARRREELILLEELDGCEPVVATDDGSCGISGTVVDALRNVELEQFERIYCCGPEGMMAKVHSLCKRAGVLSRVEFSLHRYFKCGIGVCGACCIDPLGLRVCKEGPVFSGEVLDGPEFGHYKRDGAGRKVVV; this comes from the coding sequence TTGGGCACGGGAACACTCATGAGGCCACTGAACTGCGAGGTCGTCGAGACTGTCAGACATACACCCCACATAAGCACGCTGTTCTTAGAACCAACACCAGAGGGCATACCACACCCAGGACAGTTCGTGATGGTGTGGGTGAGGGGCACAGATGAAGTGCCCATGGCGGTCTCCCACTTTGAGCAGGGCAGGCTGGGCATCACCGTTCAGCAGGTGGGCACTGCCACGAGGGCGCTGTGTGATATGCACAGAGGAGACGGGCTGGGAATCAGAGGGTACTATGGCAACGGCTTCACCCTTGCAAAGAGAAATGCCCTGCTGATTGCGGGAGGGCTGGGCATTGCACCCCTCGCCTATCTGTACACTCGTCTTGTGGAGAATGGATGCAACCCCACTGTGTGCGTGGGCGCAAGACGAAGGGAGGAGCTGATACTGCTCGAAGAGCTCGATGGATGTGAGCCCGTGGTGGCTACCGACGATGGCTCCTGTGGGATTAGTGGCACGGTGGTGGATGCGCTAAGGAATGTGGAGCTTGAGCAGTTCGAGAGGATATACTGCTGCGGTCCAGAGGGGATGATGGCAAAGGTGCACTCCCTGTGCAAACGCGCCGGCGTGCTCTCGAGGGTCGAGTTCAGTTTGCACCGCTACTTCAAGTGCGGTATTGGTGTGTGCGGGGCGTGCTGTATAGACCCACTGGGGCTCAGGGTGTGTAAAGAGGGGCCCGTGTTCTCTGGTGAGGTGCTCGATGGCCCTGAGTTTGGACACTACAAAAGGGATGGTGCAGGACGCAAGGTGGTTGTATGA
- a CDS encoding winged helix-turn-helix domain-containing protein translates to MRDVRSMSKEQCEAWMRELEESGAIRDITEDHRLRLAALQNPARRRILEALRDRPMGLEELSQRLNIPSTQLRFHIEMLRSALYVELEGDVVDLTPRGVHYIRYR, encoded by the coding sequence ATGAGAGATGTGAGAAGCATGTCCAAGGAGCAGTGTGAGGCGTGGATGAGGGAGCTGGAGGAGAGCGGAGCCATACGGGACATCACCGAAGACCACAGGCTCAGGCTCGCAGCCCTTCAGAACCCGGCAAGAAGGAGAATACTCGAGGCATTGAGGGACAGACCAATGGGGCTCGAGGAGCTATCCCAACGCCTCAACATACCCTCCACGCAGCTCAGGTTCCATATCGAGATGCTAAGGAGCGCACTCTATGTGGAGCTCGAGGGGGATGTGGTGGACCTCACTCCGAGGGGGGTGCACTACATCAGGTATCGGTGA
- a CDS encoding class I SAM-dependent methyltransferase gives MRDKKVEVSDCDAAALESAAGSLSSVVEVGSVCMAEPAFSDLLRCEYSLTLASRGKPKLALVDDRNVLGMVLEVEGAHVLLTPVLARCSKAGKRLRTLVEKMAPSCERVHITRWELIHAIAEYYSIVLMHSLPHEPSSLFGYPPERAEGIRKVVEGLDISGRVLEVGCGYGMSTHALRSCGVEPFAIDNDASLVCEGLVRGALRPERTAVLDARWLSCCFEPREFDWVVGLMLGTIAPFTQPLWRTIILESVGMASEGVVFSVKEKEEVEFIRDVCVSAGLKGEVIDRRTDGLYDQWWYVGHPIQTFL, from the coding sequence TTGCGAGATAAGAAGGTAGAGGTTTCCGATTGTGATGCCGCTGCTCTCGAGAGTGCAGCAGGGTCGCTCTCCAGCGTTGTGGAGGTTGGGAGCGTGTGCATGGCAGAGCCCGCCTTTTCAGACCTTTTGAGATGCGAGTACAGCCTGACGCTGGCCAGCAGGGGAAAGCCCAAGCTCGCCCTCGTGGATGACCGCAACGTGCTGGGGATGGTGCTGGAGGTCGAGGGAGCACACGTACTATTGACTCCGGTGCTTGCCAGATGCTCCAAGGCTGGCAAGAGGCTGCGCACATTGGTGGAAAAAATGGCACCCTCGTGCGAGCGTGTGCACATCACCAGATGGGAGCTAATACATGCGATAGCAGAGTATTACTCCATCGTGCTTATGCACTCTTTGCCCCATGAGCCCTCTTCTCTTTTTGGCTACCCTCCTGAGAGGGCGGAGGGCATTCGGAAGGTCGTGGAGGGGCTCGACATCTCTGGAAGGGTGCTCGAGGTGGGCTGTGGGTATGGTATGTCCACCCACGCCCTCAGAAGCTGTGGGGTGGAGCCCTTTGCAATCGACAACGATGCATCTCTTGTGTGTGAGGGCCTCGTGAGGGGGGCCCTGCGTCCAGAGCGCACTGCCGTGCTGGATGCAAGGTGGCTCTCCTGCTGCTTTGAGCCCCGTGAGTTTGATTGGGTGGTGGGGCTCATGCTGGGGACGATAGCGCCCTTCACTCAGCCTCTGTGGCGCACGATTATTCTCGAGAGTGTGGGGATGGCGAGCGAGGGTGTGGTGTTCTCTGTAAAGGAGAAGGAGGAGGTCGAGTTCATAAGAGATGTGTGCGTCTCGGCAGGTCTTAAAGGAGAGGTCATCGACCGCCGCACGGATGGGCTGTATGACCAGTGGTGGTATGTGGGGCATCCGATACAAACATTTTTATAA
- a CDS encoding fumarylacetoacetate hydrolase family protein — translation MIARVEYAGEVYTGEVVGDELFVGSMEYGESIPLSDSKILPPCTPSKIVGVGLNYYDHAMELDMEPPVEPILFLKPPSAIIAHEEKIVYPKETSELNYEAELGIVIGKRCKNIDKSQCPEVIMGYTCVNDVTARDLQRRDGQWTRAKGFDTFAPIGPFIQPIEGPPELKVRCRVNGTTVQDGSTKNMIFDVFFLVEFISKVMTLESGDVIMTGTPAGVGELQRGDVVEVDIEGVGILRNEVV, via the coding sequence ATGATAGCTAGGGTGGAGTACGCAGGAGAGGTGTACACTGGAGAAGTGGTGGGCGATGAGCTCTTTGTGGGCTCGATGGAGTACGGAGAGAGCATTCCTCTATCAGACTCCAAGATTCTGCCACCCTGCACACCCTCAAAAATCGTGGGGGTGGGACTCAACTACTATGACCATGCGATGGAGCTGGACATGGAGCCGCCAGTGGAGCCCATACTGTTCTTAAAACCACCCAGCGCAATAATTGCCCACGAAGAAAAGATAGTGTATCCCAAGGAGACATCAGAACTAAACTACGAGGCAGAGCTGGGAATCGTTATCGGAAAGCGGTGCAAAAACATCGACAAGAGCCAATGTCCCGAGGTGATAATGGGGTACACCTGCGTAAACGACGTAACCGCACGGGACCTGCAGCGAAGAGATGGGCAGTGGACGAGGGCCAAGGGCTTTGATACCTTCGCACCCATTGGGCCGTTCATACAGCCCATCGAGGGGCCTCCAGAACTCAAAGTACGCTGCAGGGTGAATGGCACCACCGTTCAGGATGGGAGCACCAAGAACATGATATTCGACGTGTTCTTCCTCGTGGAGTTCATATCAAAGGTGATGACACTGGAGAGCGGTGATGTAATCATGACGGGCACACCAGCCGGAGTGGGAGAGCTGCAGAGGGGAGACGTCGTCGAGGTCGACATAGAAGGTGTGGGCATCCTCAGGAACGAGGTGGTTTAG
- a CDS encoding pyridoxamine 5'-phosphate oxidase family protein → MEFKDCIEFANRVKTSYLATVDGDQPRVRALEMWFADQTGFYFQTQTVKALYRQLKKNPKVEVCFWDPQEGKMLRVSGTVEFLDDLELKRRCLEERSFLKQMGIKGPDDPLLAVFRIAKGEAFFWTMEWSMKEDQIPRITFG, encoded by the coding sequence ATGGAGTTCAAGGATTGTATAGAATTCGCCAATCGGGTTAAGACCAGTTATCTTGCCACCGTGGACGGAGACCAGCCTCGGGTAAGGGCCTTAGAGATGTGGTTTGCCGACCAGACCGGCTTTTACTTTCAGACCCAAACGGTAAAGGCCCTCTACAGGCAATTGAAGAAGAACCCCAAGGTGGAGGTATGCTTCTGGGATCCTCAGGAAGGGAAGATGCTAAGGGTAAGCGGGACTGTGGAGTTTTTAGACGATTTGGAACTGAAGAGAAGGTGCCTTGAGGAAAGGAGTTTCCTCAAGCAGATGGGAATAAAAGGCCCAGATGACCCCCTGCTTGCCGTTTTCAGGATAGCCAAAGGCGAGGCCTTCTTCTGGACCATGGAGTGGAGCATGAAGGAGGACCAAATTCCAAGGATCACGTTCGGTTAA
- a CDS encoding tRNA (cytidine(56)-2'-O)-methyltransferase, which translates to MKAVVLRIGHREWRDFRITTHLCLAARALGAEGVLLSAKDEEVVRTVSDVVERWGGSFYVKEGVSWRRAIEEWKEAGGVVCHLTMYGRSISEVAPQLKQQDRDVMLVVGAEKVPRDVYELADYNVAVGNQPHSEVAALAVVLDRLFPNAIERKFEDAKLQIIPSEHGKRVQSTHDKAQKV; encoded by the coding sequence ATGAAAGCAGTTGTGCTAAGAATAGGACACAGGGAATGGAGGGACTTTCGCATAACCACCCACCTGTGCCTTGCGGCAAGGGCGCTTGGTGCGGAGGGTGTGCTGCTCTCCGCAAAGGACGAGGAGGTGGTGCGCACGGTATCGGACGTGGTGGAGAGGTGGGGAGGAAGCTTCTATGTGAAGGAGGGCGTGAGCTGGAGGAGGGCAATAGAGGAGTGGAAGGAAGCTGGAGGGGTGGTGTGCCACCTCACGATGTATGGCAGGAGCATATCCGAGGTCGCCCCACAGCTCAAGCAGCAGGATAGGGATGTGATGCTCGTCGTGGGGGCTGAGAAGGTGCCAAGGGACGTGTACGAGCTTGCAGACTACAACGTGGCAGTGGGCAATCAGCCCCACTCCGAGGTGGCAGCGCTCGCAGTTGTGCTCGATAGGCTGTTTCCCAACGCCATAGAGCGAAAGTTCGAGGATGCAAAGCTCCAGATAATACCCAGCGAGCATGGAAAGCGGGTGCAAAGCACGCACGACAAGGCTCAAAAGGTTTAA
- a CDS encoding DUF504 domain-containing protein: MSTPRELLNRIKWSVSPSLEDVLVYYVDRGAPSDVGCVQGEVIEKLERGLFVLKGGTHIPYHRIFRIEHRGTPIYYREDKDPRAKPPRS; encoded by the coding sequence ATGAGCACGCCAAGGGAGCTCCTCAACAGAATCAAGTGGTCTGTCTCTCCAAGCCTCGAGGATGTGCTGGTGTATTATGTTGACAGGGGTGCTCCCTCTGATGTGGGCTGTGTGCAGGGTGAGGTAATCGAGAAACTGGAACGGGGGCTTTTTGTGCTAAAGGGCGGCACCCACATCCCCTACCATCGCATATTCAGAATAGAGCACAGGGGAACACCCATCTACTACAGAGAGGACAAGGACCCCAGAGCTAAACCACCTCGTTCCTGA